A window from Pongo abelii isolate AG06213 chromosome 6, NHGRI_mPonAbe1-v2.0_pri, whole genome shotgun sequence encodes these proteins:
- the CHRM2 gene encoding muscarinic acetylcholine receptor M2, whose protein sequence is MNNSTNSSNNSLALTSPYKTFEVVFIVLVAGSLSLVTIIGNILVMVSIKVNRHLQTVNNYFLFSLACADLIIGVFSMNLYTLYTVIGYWPLGPVVCDLWLALDYVVSNASVMNLLIISFDRYFCVTKPLTYPVKRTTKMAGMMIAAAWVLSFILWAPAILFWQFIVGVRTVEDGECYIQFFSNAAVTFGTAIAAFYLPVIIMTVLYWHISRASKSRIKKDKKEPVANQDPVSPSLVQGRIVKPNNNNMPSSDDGLEHNKIQNGKAPRDPVTENCVQGEEKESSNDSTSVSAVASNMRDDEITQDENTVSTSLGHSKDENSKQTCIRIGTKTPKIDSCTPTNTTVEVVGSSGQNGDEKQNIVARKIVKMTKQPAKKKPPPSREKKVTRTILAILLAFIITWAPYNVMVLINTFCAPCIPNTVWTIGYWLCYINSTINPACYALCNATFKKTFKHLLMCHYKNIGATSYSEKTKLLQYDVK, encoded by the coding sequence GTGGTGTTTATTGTCCTGGTGGCTGGATCCCTCAGTTTGGTGACCATTATCGGGAACATCCTAGTCATGGTTTCCATTAAAGTCAACCGCCACCTCCAGACTGTCAACAATTACTTTTTGTTCAGCTTGGCCTGTGCTGACCTTATCATAGGTGTTTTCTCCATGAACTTGTACACCCTCTACACTGTGATTGGTTACTGGCCTTTGGGACCTGTTGTGTGTGACCTTTGGCTAGCCCTGGACTATGTGGTCAGCAATGCCTCGGTTATGAATCTGCTCATCATCAGCTTTGACAGGTACTTCTGTGTCACAAAACCTCTGACCTACCCAGTCAAGCGGACCACAAAAATGGCAGGTATGATGATTGCAGCTGCCTGGGTCCTCTCTTTCATCCTCTGGGCTCCAGCCATTCTCTTCTGGCAGTTCATTGTAGGGGTGAGAACTGTGGAGGATGGGGAGTGCTACATTCAGTTTTTTTCCAATGCTGCTGTCACCTTTGGTACGGCCATTGCAGCCTTCTATTTGCCAGTGATCATCATGACTGTGCTGTACTGGCACATATCCCGAGCCAGCAAGAGCAGGATAAAGAAGGACAAGAAGGAGCCTGTTGCCAACCAAGACCCCGTTTCTCCAAGTCTGGTACAAGGAAGGATAGTGAAGCCAAACAATAACAACATGCCCAGCAGTGACGATGGCCTGGAGCACAACAAAATCCAGAATGGCAAAGCCCCCAGAGATCCTGTGACTGAAAACTGTGTtcagggagaagagaaggagagctCCAATGACTCCACCTCAGTCAGTGCTGTTGCCTCTAATATGAGAGATGACGAAATAACCCAGGATGAAAACACAGTCTCCACTTCCCTGGGCCATTCCAAAGATGAGAATTCTAAGCAAACATGCATCAGAATTGGCACCAAGACCCCCAAAATTGACTCATGTACCCCAACTAATACCACCGTGGAGGTAGTGGGGTCTTCAGGTCAGAATGGAGATGAAAAGCAGAATATTGTAGCCCGCAAGATTGTGAAGATGACTAAGCAGCCTGCAAAAAAGAAGCCTCCTCCTTCCCGGGAAAAGAAAGTCACCAGGACAATCTTGGCTATTCTGTTGGCTTTCATCATCACTTGGGCCCCATACAATGTCATGGTGCTCATTAACACCTTTTGTGCACCTTGCATCCCCAACACTGTGTGGACAATTGGTTACTGGCTTTGTTACATCAACAGCACTATCAACCCTGCCTGCTATGCACTTTGTAATGCCACCTTCAAGAAGACCTTTAAACACCTTCTCATGTGTCATTATAAGAACATAGGCGCTACAAG